One Bos taurus isolate L1 Dominette 01449 registration number 42190680 breed Hereford chromosome 25, ARS-UCD2.0, whole genome shotgun sequence genomic window carries:
- the C25H16orf90 gene encoding uncharacterized protein C16orf90 homolog isoform X1 — protein sequence MEALVCAFSELRIREDAVSWAPGRTSHPDTPPNIYEGGLGAQQKQCPSAQGSKPKNFRLRHLRGLALYLPGHLQPAGQCESHWLGRLLAGGCLPQPEGLVWPLDLAQGTVGRGNSHHSALLEAQLPRDSRGNTASSSSMDPAKGAPSQSGPPEGLGLRPKRSWGAPEETTCPLCKRTRSGGLERL from the exons ATGGAAGCCTTGGTCTGTGCGTTCTCTGAGCTGCGCATAAGAGAAG ATGCAGTGAGCTGGGCCCCAGGACGCACCAGTCACCCCGACACACCACCCAATATCTATGAGGGGGGGCTGGGGGCCCAGCAGAAGCAGTGCCCCAGTGCCCAGGGAAGCAAGCCCAAGAACTTCCGTCTACGCCACCTCCGGGGCCTGGCTCTCTACCTGCCAGGCCACCTGCAGCCTGCTGGCCAGTGTGAGAGCCACTGGCTGGGTCGGCTCCTGGCCGGGGGCTGCCTGCCACAGCCCGAGGGCCTGGTCTGGCCCCTAGATTTAGCACAGGGGACTGTGGGCCGAGGTAACAGCCACCACTCAGCCCTTCTGGAAGCTCAACTGCCCAGGGACAGCCGGGGAAATACAG CTTCCAGTTCCAGCATGGACCCAGCCAAGGGTGCCCCCTCCCAGTCTGGTCCCCCTGAAGGCTTAGGGCTCAGGCCTAAGAGATCCTGGGGGGCCCCAGAGGAGACCACATGTCCCTTGTGCAAGAGAACCCGCTCTGGGGGCCTGGAGAGGCTGTAG
- the C25H16orf90 gene encoding uncharacterized protein C16orf90 homolog, with the protein MEALVYAVSWAPGRTSHPDTPPNIYEGGLGAQQKQCPSAQGSKPKNFRLRHLRGLALYLPGHLQPAGQCESHWLGRLLAGGCLPQPEGLVWPLDLAQGTVGRGNSHHSALLEAQLPRDSRGNTASSSSMDPAKGAPSQSGPPEGLGLRPKRSWGAPEETTCPLCKRTRSGGLERL; encoded by the exons ATGGAAGCCTTGGTCT ATGCAGTGAGCTGGGCCCCAGGACGCACCAGTCACCCCGACACACCACCCAATATCTATGAGGGGGGGCTGGGGGCCCAGCAGAAGCAGTGCCCCAGTGCCCAGGGAAGCAAGCCCAAGAACTTCCGTCTACGCCACCTCCGGGGCCTGGCTCTCTACCTGCCAGGCCACCTGCAGCCTGCTGGCCAGTGTGAGAGCCACTGGCTGGGTCGGCTCCTGGCCGGGGGCTGCCTGCCACAGCCCGAGGGCCTGGTCTGGCCCCTAGATTTAGCACAGGGGACTGTGGGCCGAGGTAACAGCCACCACTCAGCCCTTCTGGAAGCTCAACTGCCCAGGGACAGCCGGGGAAATACAG CTTCCAGTTCCAGCATGGACCCAGCCAAGGGTGCCCCCTCCCAGTCTGGTCCCCCTGAAGGCTTAGGGCTCAGGCCTAAGAGATCCTGGGGGGCCCCAGAGGAGACCACATGTCCCTTGTGCAAGAGAACCCGCTCTGGGGGCCTGGAGAGGCTGTAG